In Kaistella faecalis, a genomic segment contains:
- a CDS encoding AI-2E family transporter codes for MQKLFEKINVQKAILFIALLLILIILVELKYFISGLLGAITLYVLTRKFYLRLVEEKKRNKNLSITLIIFLIIITFAIPLWIILEILIPKINEFLSDRDAILDKFNSIRILIENNEFLKRFDLTFSDEKVLQLLNKIVSYIPSTVQWVGQTFANIFTALFILYFMLINARVMEERFKELLPVSKESKKFFLRENADLITSNAYGIPILGFAQGVIAMIGYSIFGVHNAIFWGLLTGAASIVPVLGTMFIYIPVCVYQIASGDVSGGLFLTLYCLVLVGGIDNVLRFTLLKKMADIHPLITVFGVVLGLKIFGVMGLVFGPVLLSLPGILFKIYKIEKGLGKKENSAETDEMIIPADPEI; via the coding sequence ATGCAAAAACTGTTTGAGAAAATCAATGTTCAGAAAGCCATTTTATTCATCGCGCTTCTGCTTATTCTGATTATTTTGGTTGAACTGAAGTATTTTATATCAGGTTTGCTGGGTGCGATCACGCTGTATGTACTTACCCGAAAGTTTTATCTGAGACTTGTTGAGGAGAAAAAACGCAATAAGAACCTCTCGATCACGCTGATTATATTTTTAATCATTATCACTTTTGCCATACCGCTCTGGATCATTCTGGAGATTCTGATACCCAAAATTAATGAGTTTCTCAGTGACCGGGATGCAATTCTGGATAAATTCAATTCAATCCGCATACTGATTGAAAACAATGAATTCCTAAAACGTTTTGATCTTACTTTTTCGGATGAGAAGGTCCTGCAGCTGTTGAATAAAATTGTTTCCTATATTCCCTCAACGGTGCAGTGGGTAGGGCAGACTTTTGCCAATATTTTCACAGCGCTTTTCATCCTTTATTTCATGCTCATCAACGCCAGAGTGATGGAGGAAAGATTCAAAGAACTGCTGCCGGTTTCTAAGGAAAGTAAAAAGTTTTTTCTCCGGGAAAATGCCGATCTCATTACCTCGAATGCGTACGGGATCCCTATTTTAGGGTTTGCACAGGGAGTGATCGCGATGATCGGATATTCAATTTTTGGTGTCCACAATGCGATTTTTTGGGGATTATTAACAGGTGCGGCCTCTATTGTTCCGGTTTTAGGAACCATGTTTATTTATATTCCTGTATGTGTTTATCAGATTGCGAGTGGAGACGTAAGCGGCGGGTTATTCCTTACTTTATACTGTCTGGTTCTTGTGGGCGGCATTGATAATGTTTTACGTTTTACCCTGTTGAAAAAAATGGCAGATATTCATCCTCTTATTACAGTTTTCGGAGTGGTTTTAGGGCTGAAAATCTTTGGGGTAATGGGTCTCGTTTTTGGTCCAGTTTTGCTTTCCCTGCCGGGAATTCTTTTTAAAATCTACAAGATTGAAAAAGGTCTGGGAAAAAAGGAAAATTCAGCGGAAACGGATGAAATGATAATCCCTGCAGACCCGGAAATCTAA
- a CDS encoding DNA gyrase/topoisomerase IV subunit A translates to MEEQENHHEESLKKVSGLYRDWFLDYASYVILDRAIPSIFDGFKPVQRRIMHSMRELEDGRYNKVANLVGNTMKYHPHGDASITDAMVQIGQKELLIDTQGNWGNIFTGDSAAAARYIEARLTPFALEVVFNPKTTEWSKSYDGRNNEPIDLPVKFPLLLASGVEGIGVGLSTKIMPHNFNELINASIAHLKGKKFELFPDFLTGGMLDVSNYNDGERGGKIRARARIIQKEKNTLCITELPFGKNTGDLIDSIIKANEKGKIKIKKIEDNTSDTVEINIHLNNDVSPDKTIDALYAFTDCEIPISPNACVIVGDKPEFLTVSEILRRNTDHTVALLKKELEIELHELQEKWHFASLEKIFIENEIYQEIKGKSSKEEVYEAVDKALKPFTKNLLRAVTTDDIIKLTELPFMRISRYDQDKAIENLLNLEGKIEQVKHHLANLVAYAIDYFLNIQKKYGKGKERRTELRIFDTIDATKVAVANEKFYANFEEGFIGTSLRKDQYLFDCSDIDDIITFQKDGTMKVVKVEAKTFIGKNIEHVAVWKKNDKRTVYNMIYREGRDGAYYMKRFSVTGVTRNTDYKLASEKKGSEMLYFSANPNGEAEVVSVLLKPNARIRKNKMEIDFSDLAIKGRDSKGNLVTKYAIKKIDMKEEGHSTLAPRKIWFDDTVRRLNADARGTLLGNFKGDDKILTVNAQGEAKLVTFDLMNRFDDEYLILEKWNPEQPITAIYFDGEKQMYFIKRFLLENNTNIQSFMPSEHPKSFIEQVIVSNNATAEIVFAKDKGKEKDPETISIDDFIAVKGIKAIGNQLTKSKVKTINITIPEPAEEINPGFDVVESTEGHISFIDEDVKGDADFPDEGTIGSLFDEG, encoded by the coding sequence ATGGAAGAACAAGAAAATCACCACGAAGAATCCCTGAAAAAAGTTTCCGGTCTGTACAGAGATTGGTTTTTGGATTACGCATCCTACGTTATTCTCGACAGGGCCATTCCTTCTATTTTTGATGGATTCAAACCGGTGCAGCGCCGGATCATGCATTCCATGCGGGAACTTGAAGACGGGCGTTACAATAAAGTTGCAAATCTTGTAGGGAATACCATGAAATATCACCCCCATGGTGATGCTTCCATTACGGATGCGATGGTGCAGATCGGCCAGAAAGAACTTTTGATCGATACCCAGGGAAACTGGGGAAATATTTTTACCGGCGATTCTGCTGCAGCAGCAAGATATATCGAGGCGAGGCTTACTCCTTTCGCCCTGGAAGTGGTCTTCAACCCTAAAACCACAGAATGGTCCAAATCTTACGACGGCAGAAACAATGAACCGATTGATCTTCCGGTAAAGTTTCCCTTGCTTTTGGCATCCGGTGTTGAGGGGATTGGCGTAGGACTTTCGACTAAGATTATGCCTCATAATTTCAATGAACTGATTAATGCCTCCATTGCACATCTGAAAGGTAAAAAATTCGAACTTTTCCCGGATTTCCTTACCGGCGGAATGCTTGATGTTTCCAACTACAACGACGGTGAACGCGGCGGAAAAATACGTGCACGAGCCAGAATCATTCAGAAAGAAAAAAATACGCTCTGCATTACAGAACTTCCCTTTGGTAAAAATACCGGCGATCTCATCGATTCCATTATTAAAGCCAACGAAAAAGGGAAGATTAAAATCAAGAAAATTGAGGATAATACTTCTGATACGGTTGAAATCAATATTCATCTCAACAATGATGTTTCGCCGGATAAAACGATTGATGCACTTTACGCATTTACCGATTGTGAAATTCCGATTTCACCTAACGCGTGCGTAATTGTTGGCGATAAACCGGAATTTTTAACGGTTTCAGAAATCCTGAGACGGAATACCGACCACACCGTTGCGCTGCTCAAAAAAGAACTTGAGATCGAACTGCACGAACTTCAGGAAAAATGGCATTTTGCAAGTCTGGAGAAGATTTTTATTGAAAACGAAATCTATCAGGAGATCAAAGGTAAATCTTCTAAGGAAGAAGTATACGAAGCGGTTGACAAAGCCCTGAAACCATTTACAAAAAACCTTCTGCGTGCGGTAACAACTGATGATATTATTAAACTGACAGAACTTCCGTTTATGCGGATTTCGCGTTACGACCAGGATAAGGCCATCGAAAATCTGCTGAATCTCGAAGGAAAAATCGAGCAGGTAAAACATCATCTGGCAAATCTTGTTGCTTACGCGATTGATTATTTTCTCAATATCCAGAAGAAATACGGAAAAGGCAAGGAAAGAAGAACTGAACTGAGGATTTTTGATACGATCGATGCCACCAAAGTTGCGGTAGCCAACGAAAAATTCTATGCTAATTTTGAGGAAGGATTTATCGGAACTTCTTTAAGGAAAGACCAGTATTTATTCGACTGCTCAGATATTGATGACATCATTACCTTCCAGAAAGACGGCACCATGAAGGTGGTGAAAGTGGAAGCTAAAACCTTTATCGGCAAAAACATTGAACACGTGGCAGTCTGGAAAAAGAATGACAAACGTACAGTTTACAACATGATTTACCGCGAGGGCAGAGACGGCGCTTATTACATGAAAAGATTTTCGGTAACCGGTGTTACCCGAAACACGGATTACAAGTTGGCTTCGGAGAAAAAAGGTTCAGAAATGCTGTATTTTTCCGCGAATCCAAATGGTGAAGCTGAAGTGGTAAGCGTTTTACTGAAGCCTAACGCAAGAATCCGGAAAAATAAAATGGAGATCGATTTCTCGGATCTCGCCATTAAAGGCCGTGATTCGAAGGGAAATCTGGTGACAAAATATGCCATCAAGAAAATCGATATGAAAGAGGAAGGTCATTCTACTTTGGCGCCGAGAAAAATCTGGTTCGATGATACCGTGAGGAGACTTAATGCTGATGCCCGCGGAACTTTGCTTGGAAATTTTAAAGGTGATGATAAAATCCTTACCGTGAATGCGCAGGGCGAGGCAAAATTGGTGACTTTTGACCTGATGAACCGATTCGACGATGAGTATCTGATCCTGGAAAAATGGAATCCCGAACAGCCAATCACGGCGATTTATTTCGATGGGGAGAAGCAGATGTATTTTATTAAGCGGTTTTTACTCGAAAACAATACAAATATTCAGAGTTTTATGCCTTCTGAACATCCAAAGTCATTTATTGAGCAGGTAATTGTCTCCAATAATGCTACAGCTGAAATCGTTTTCGCGAAAGACAAGGGCAAAGAAAAAGATCCCGAAACCATCAGTATTGATGACTTTATCGCGGTAAAAGGGATAAAAGCGATAGGAAATCAGCTTACAAAAAGCAAGGTAAAGACCATCAACATTACCATTCCGGAACCTGCTGAAGAGATAAACCCAGGTTTTGATGTGGTGGAATCTACGGAAGGTCACATCAGTTTTATTGATGAAGATGTGAAAGGCGACGCTGATTTTCCGGATGAGGGAACGATTGGCAGCCTTTTCGACGAAGGATAA
- a CDS encoding BamA/TamA family outer membrane protein, translating into MSRKHLSKYFQKYYLFFASAITVLFLYACSTTKKVPDGEFLLTKNNYKFEDGKLLVDEIPNYVSQKPNKKQLFLFPIGLWMYNATDPKYDSILNEYMTYPSEMRDQKLRDSLFIKYNHPEYVGKSLFYERFMHNIGQPPVILDQGKTETSANSIRKFFVFKGYWDADVKFSHDLDSADKKAEVNYLITHKDPTYISDYYYNIPDPNIRRIYEEDLTKSLVKGKEILDQSTLEKEVKRINDLMKERGYYKFNNSNEEIYFTADTLQNRKQVPLTMDIHKDSMDSRYKITTIGDIKVHLLEKLADSTETVKDSLLGINFYRLDDQFKTMSLWRPIILKKGDVYKQRNLDLTKRNITSMNNFSIIKYDEIPRKENDSILDVSYFLAPLPKYDLKIATDINYSQILNFGISPSVDLTTRNVFGGAENLITSVSGIFGSVVNTKNTDKRSLAYEISAQASLNFPRLLMPFKTWKLIPKRYSPTSSIVLGTSIQDNIGLGRIGFNAGLNYFANVNDIVSHRLSLFNTQLSITKNKDRYYDFFPADAEVRKNMFQTYSPDLYQSFENGQISSDEFSTIILNDTNYQNSLAGDQLSLYNTFRQSLINKDRQTQDVLISSMIYNVIYNEIGKKDRPNPFYLNAKFEVAGNALDLFSSSPKVAGVVSGETKKIFDIPYSQFVKFDVDVRKYFTFFNDKHTLALRQFIGVGIPYGNSSTMPFVRSYFNGGSNDIRAWRVFGGLGPADSQLDEKIRSYVMDNVKLTTNIEYRMPFTPMFEGAAFIDAGNIWSLKDSGFGDEFKFNKFLSQMGVGTGLGLRVNVAYITLRLDAAYKVYDPNQPVGNRWVLGSTWKPVLNFAFGYPF; encoded by the coding sequence ATGAGCCGTAAGCATTTATCAAAATATTTTCAAAAGTATTACTTATTTTTCGCTTCTGCAATTACTGTACTTTTTCTGTACGCCTGCAGCACGACAAAGAAAGTTCCCGATGGCGAATTTTTACTCACAAAAAACAACTATAAATTCGAGGATGGTAAACTGCTCGTTGATGAAATTCCCAATTATGTAAGCCAGAAACCCAACAAAAAGCAGCTTTTTCTCTTCCCCATCGGTCTTTGGATGTACAATGCTACAGATCCTAAATACGATTCAATCCTGAATGAATATATGACCTATCCATCAGAAATGAGGGACCAGAAACTTCGCGATTCACTTTTTATTAAATATAATCACCCGGAATATGTAGGAAAAAGCTTGTTTTACGAAAGATTCATGCACAATATCGGTCAGCCACCTGTAATTCTGGACCAGGGAAAAACCGAGACAAGCGCGAACTCGATCCGCAAATTCTTTGTTTTTAAAGGATATTGGGATGCTGATGTAAAATTCAGTCATGATTTGGATTCAGCGGATAAAAAAGCGGAAGTGAATTATCTTATTACGCACAAAGACCCTACTTACATCAGCGATTATTACTATAATATTCCCGATCCTAATATCCGACGCATTTATGAAGAAGATTTAACCAAAAGTCTGGTTAAAGGCAAAGAAATTCTCGATCAGAGTACTCTGGAAAAAGAAGTGAAAAGGATTAATGACCTGATGAAAGAGCGTGGATATTACAAATTTAATAATTCAAACGAAGAGATTTACTTCACCGCAGATACACTCCAGAACCGTAAACAGGTGCCGCTGACGATGGACATTCACAAAGATTCCATGGATTCCCGTTACAAAATCACAACCATTGGGGATATTAAAGTTCACCTGTTAGAAAAACTTGCCGACTCTACAGAAACCGTGAAAGATTCTCTTTTAGGAATTAATTTTTACCGGCTTGATGACCAGTTTAAAACCATGTCTCTCTGGCGACCGATTATCTTAAAGAAAGGTGATGTGTACAAGCAAAGAAACCTTGATCTGACGAAGAGAAATATTACTTCCATGAACAATTTCAGCATCATAAAGTATGATGAAATTCCTCGCAAAGAAAACGACAGTATTTTAGATGTTAGCTATTTCCTGGCTCCACTGCCAAAATATGATTTAAAGATTGCAACCGATATTAATTATTCCCAAATCCTCAATTTCGGTATTTCGCCCTCTGTAGATCTTACCACCCGTAATGTTTTTGGCGGTGCCGAAAACTTAATTACCAGTGTTTCCGGAATTTTCGGATCGGTGGTTAACACAAAAAATACCGATAAACGAAGTCTTGCCTACGAAATTTCTGCTCAGGCATCACTGAACTTTCCGAGACTTTTAATGCCGTTCAAAACGTGGAAACTCATCCCGAAACGCTACTCTCCCACCTCGTCCATTGTACTGGGTACTTCAATACAGGATAATATTGGTTTGGGCAGGATTGGTTTCAATGCAGGTTTAAATTATTTTGCGAATGTAAACGATATAGTTTCGCACCGCTTATCGCTCTTTAACACCCAGCTGAGTATTACTAAAAACAAAGACCGCTATTACGACTTTTTTCCCGCTGATGCGGAGGTTAGGAAGAATATGTTCCAGACATATTCACCTGATCTGTACCAGTCCTTCGAGAACGGACAAATCAGTTCAGATGAATTTTCCACAATTATTTTGAACGATACCAATTACCAGAATTCTTTGGCCGGAGATCAACTTTCGCTTTACAATACCTTCCGACAGTCACTTATTAATAAAGACCGCCAAACGCAGGACGTACTTATTTCTTCCATGATTTATAATGTAATTTATAATGAAATCGGAAAGAAAGACAGACCTAATCCGTTCTATTTAAATGCTAAGTTCGAAGTGGCCGGCAACGCTCTTGATCTCTTCAGCAGCAGCCCGAAAGTGGCCGGAGTTGTGTCGGGAGAGACGAAGAAGATTTTTGATATTCCGTATTCTCAGTTCGTGAAGTTTGACGTTGACGTTCGGAAGTATTTTACATTTTTTAATGATAAGCACACTTTAGCCTTGCGTCAGTTTATTGGTGTCGGAATTCCCTACGGAAACTCATCTACAATGCCATTTGTAAGATCATATTTTAACGGCGGCTCCAATGATATACGCGCCTGGAGAGTTTTTGGCGGACTTGGTCCTGCTGATTCGCAACTCGACGAGAAAATACGTTCGTATGTTATGGATAATGTGAAGCTTACCACAAACATTGAGTATCGAATGCCTTTTACACCTATGTTCGAAGGAGCGGCGTTTATCGATGCTGGGAATATCTGGAGTTTAAAAGACAGCGGTTTTGGAGACGAATTTAAGTTCAATAAGTTTTTATCCCAGATGGGAGTTGGGACAGGGCTTGGACTTAGAGTAAATGTAGCCTACATCACGCTAAGGCTTGATGCTGCTTATAAAGTTTACGATCCAAACCAACCGGTTGGTAACCGATGGGTTTTAGGAAGCACCTGGAAACCGGTACTGAATTTTGCTTTCGGATATCCTTTTTAA
- a CDS encoding DNA topoisomerase IV subunit B, which produces MSENTTVNYSEDNIRTLDWQEHIRIRPGMYIGKLGDGSSADDGIYILLKEIIDNSIDEFVMKSGKRIEIKIDEGKATIRDFGRGIPLGKVVDAVSKMNTGGKYDSKAFKKSVGLNGVGTKAVNALSEYFRVKSVREGKVKVAEFSKGMITNDNAETETSDRNGTEITFIPDGTIFTHFKFRKEYIEKMLKNYCYLNPGLKIIFNGETYFSENGLKDLLQEEIEGEILYPIVHLKDEDIEVAITHSDKSQSETYFSFVNGQNTTQGGTHLNAFREAYVKTIREYFNKNFEAADIRKSIIAAIAIKVIEPVFESQTKTKLGSNEMEPGKETVRTFITNFLKNKLDNFLHQNQEIAEAIHRKIIISERERKELSGIQKLARERAKKVSLHNKKLRDCREHYNDQKAVRKGETMIFITEGDSASGSITKSRDVETQAVFSLKGKPLNCYGLTKRVVYENEEFNLLQAALNIEDSLEDLRYNHVIIATDADVDGMHIRLLMITFFLQFFPDLIKNGHLYILQTPLFRVRNKKETRYCYSETERIKALNELGKNPEITRFKGLGEISPDEFKHFIGKDIRLEPVVLGKDQTIEQLLEFYMGKNTPDRQTFILQNLVVEDPDIDKKEILTHAEV; this is translated from the coding sequence ATGAGCGAAAACACCACTGTAAATTATTCCGAAGATAACATCAGAACCCTCGACTGGCAGGAACATATCCGGATTCGTCCCGGAATGTACATCGGAAAGCTGGGCGACGGCTCTTCAGCAGACGACGGGATTTATATTTTGCTCAAAGAAATCATCGACAATTCCATTGATGAGTTCGTAATGAAATCCGGTAAAAGGATCGAAATTAAAATTGATGAAGGTAAAGCAACCATCCGCGATTTCGGACGAGGGATTCCTTTAGGGAAAGTAGTTGACGCCGTTTCTAAAATGAATACCGGAGGAAAATACGACTCCAAAGCTTTTAAAAAATCAGTCGGGTTAAATGGGGTAGGTACGAAAGCGGTAAATGCACTTTCTGAATATTTCCGTGTAAAATCGGTACGTGAAGGGAAAGTAAAAGTTGCTGAGTTTTCTAAAGGAATGATCACCAACGATAATGCCGAAACTGAAACATCAGACCGAAACGGTACCGAAATCACTTTTATTCCCGACGGAACTATTTTTACCCATTTCAAATTCAGGAAAGAGTATATCGAAAAGATGCTCAAGAATTACTGTTACCTGAATCCCGGACTGAAAATTATCTTCAACGGGGAAACGTATTTTTCCGAAAACGGACTGAAAGACCTTTTACAGGAAGAAATTGAAGGTGAAATCTTATATCCCATCGTTCATTTGAAAGATGAAGACATTGAGGTTGCGATTACCCATTCGGATAAATCCCAGTCTGAAACTTATTTTTCTTTTGTCAACGGGCAGAATACAACACAGGGTGGAACGCATTTGAATGCCTTCCGCGAAGCCTACGTAAAAACCATCCGTGAATATTTCAATAAAAACTTCGAAGCGGCTGATATCAGGAAGTCTATTATTGCTGCCATTGCCATTAAGGTAATTGAGCCGGTATTCGAATCACAGACTAAAACAAAATTAGGTTCCAACGAAATGGAGCCAGGAAAGGAAACCGTAAGAACTTTCATTACCAACTTTTTAAAGAATAAACTGGATAATTTCCTGCACCAGAATCAGGAGATTGCAGAAGCAATTCACCGTAAAATTATTATTTCTGAAAGGGAGAGAAAAGAACTTTCAGGGATTCAGAAACTGGCGCGCGAAAGAGCAAAAAAGGTTTCGCTTCACAACAAAAAACTCCGCGACTGCCGCGAACATTATAACGACCAGAAAGCCGTAAGAAAAGGGGAAACCATGATCTTCATTACCGAGGGTGATTCCGCTTCCGGCTCTATTACCAAATCGCGGGATGTGGAAACCCAGGCAGTTTTCTCGTTAAAAGGTAAGCCTCTGAACTGTTACGGACTCACCAAAAGAGTAGTTTACGAAAACGAAGAATTCAATCTCCTTCAGGCAGCACTGAATATTGAAGATTCGCTGGAAGATTTGCGCTACAACCACGTGATTATCGCTACCGATGCCGATGTGGACGGGATGCACATCCGCCTGCTCATGATTACCTTCTTCCTGCAGTTTTTTCCCGATTTAATCAAAAACGGACATCTTTATATTTTGCAGACTCCATTGTTCCGCGTAAGAAACAAGAAAGAAACCCGCTACTGTTACTCCGAGACTGAACGGATAAAAGCCTTAAATGAACTCGGGAAGAATCCTGAGATTACCCGCTTTAAAGGTCTTGGGGAGATTTCTCCGGACGAGTTCAAGCATTTTATCGGCAAGGATATCCGTCTTGAACCGGTGGTTTTAGGAAAAGACCAGACCATCGAACAGCTTCTGGAATTCTATATGGGTAAAAACACACCCGACCGGCAGACATTTATCCTGCAGAATCTGGTGGTCGAGGATCCCGATATCGATAAGAAAGAAATCCTAACCCACGCCGAAGTGTAA
- a CDS encoding M20/M25/M40 family metallo-hydrolase: MNSKRSFCVAFIAASALFFSQERNLRNIQKLTFGGDNAEAYFSPDGKKLTLQVTNPAIGAHCDQIYLLDLNQKDISTKNLNLISTGTGRTTCSFFMPDGKHILYASTHEANKECPPKPKPRTDGKYLWPVYAEFDIYEADLNGKITKKLTDSPGYDAEAVVSPDGKYIVFTSSRSGDLELWRMDINGKNLKQLTFGLGYDGGAFFSHDSKKLVFRSSRPTTAAEIKEYKDLLAENLVAPTNMEIYTMNIDGTGLKQITNLGKANWSPYFHPSDQKILFSSNHHSTRGYDFQIYSIDLDGSNLTQITYESEFNAFPMFSHDGKKLVFSSNRQAGKAHETNVFIADWVETDQREIISEQNLRKTVSYLASDDLKGRLAGSEGEKKAAEFISREFKNLKLNTIDGKNFTQNFSYDVKLNPHEESSAVKINSRNVIGYLDNKASKTIVIGAHYDHLGLNEHHNSTLMNSDGQIHNGADDNASGVSAVLELARTFSQNKTKEKANYVFALFSGEEDGLMGSKKFAEEVKTKYPNVISMINLDMIGRLNKDKDLTVGGVGTSPIFGEMISKYKPSGFNLAIDSAGVGPSDHTSFYLKDIPVLFLFTGTHTDYHKPTDDTERINFTGLRNITNYVFNLVSGLSEKENIPFTKTKISQSKAVPKYKVTLGIMPSYADSKDGLHIDGVTEKRPADLAGIKAGDILKKIGTCEVKEVYSYMDCLSKINSGDELPVTVIRDGKEMTLNVKF; encoded by the coding sequence ATGAATTCAAAAAGGTCATTCTGCGTTGCGTTTATCGCCGCTTCCGCTCTGTTTTTCTCTCAGGAGAGAAATCTCAGAAACATTCAGAAACTAACATTCGGTGGCGATAATGCTGAAGCTTATTTTTCCCCTGACGGAAAAAAACTAACGCTGCAGGTTACCAATCCAGCAATCGGCGCACACTGTGATCAGATTTATCTGTTAGATTTAAATCAGAAAGATATTTCGACGAAAAATTTAAATCTTATTTCAACAGGAACGGGTAGAACAACCTGTTCTTTTTTCATGCCCGACGGTAAGCATATTCTCTACGCCTCCACCCACGAAGCGAATAAGGAATGCCCACCAAAACCCAAACCTCGCACAGACGGAAAATATCTGTGGCCGGTTTATGCTGAATTCGATATTTACGAAGCGGATTTAAACGGTAAAATAACTAAAAAACTTACCGATTCACCCGGTTACGATGCTGAGGCAGTGGTTTCACCGGACGGAAAATATATTGTCTTTACTTCCTCAAGAAGCGGTGACCTGGAATTATGGCGAATGGATATCAACGGAAAAAATCTGAAGCAGCTGACTTTCGGGCTGGGTTATGATGGCGGCGCTTTTTTCTCTCATGATTCCAAAAAACTGGTCTTCCGTTCGTCAAGACCTACCACAGCAGCGGAAATTAAGGAATACAAAGATCTTCTCGCAGAAAACCTGGTGGCGCCTACCAACATGGAGATTTACACCATGAATATCGATGGTACCGGCCTGAAACAGATTACCAATCTCGGCAAAGCGAATTGGTCGCCTTACTTTCATCCGTCGGATCAAAAGATTTTATTTTCATCGAACCACCATTCAACAAGAGGTTACGATTTCCAGATTTATTCCATTGATTTAGACGGAAGTAATCTTACACAAATTACTTATGAAAGCGAGTTCAACGCTTTTCCCATGTTCTCACATGACGGAAAGAAACTCGTCTTCTCAAGCAACCGACAGGCGGGAAAAGCTCATGAAACCAATGTTTTTATCGCAGATTGGGTTGAAACAGACCAGCGCGAAATAATATCAGAACAAAATCTCAGAAAAACCGTTTCTTATCTGGCATCGGACGATCTGAAAGGACGTTTGGCTGGAAGTGAAGGTGAAAAAAAAGCAGCGGAATTTATCTCCAGAGAATTTAAAAATCTTAAACTTAACACGATTGACGGAAAAAACTTTACCCAGAATTTCAGTTACGATGTTAAACTTAATCCGCACGAGGAAAGTTCTGCTGTGAAAATTAACAGCCGTAACGTAATCGGTTATCTTGATAATAAAGCTTCTAAAACAATTGTAATCGGCGCGCATTATGATCATTTGGGACTCAATGAGCACCACAACTCTACTCTGATGAATTCCGACGGCCAAATCCATAACGGCGCGGATGATAATGCTTCCGGAGTTTCCGCAGTATTGGAACTCGCCAGAACGTTTTCGCAAAATAAAACAAAAGAAAAAGCAAACTATGTTTTCGCGCTGTTCTCTGGCGAAGAAGATGGTTTAATGGGCTCCAAGAAATTCGCTGAAGAGGTAAAAACTAAATATCCGAACGTGATTTCAATGATTAATCTGGATATGATTGGGCGCTTGAACAAAGACAAAGATCTTACGGTGGGCGGCGTAGGAACCTCACCCATTTTCGGAGAAATGATCAGTAAATATAAACCTTCAGGCTTTAATCTGGCGATTGACAGCGCCGGTGTGGGTCCGTCGGATCATACGAGTTTTTATCTGAAGGATATTCCGGTTTTATTTCTGTTTACCGGAACGCATACCGACTATCATAAACCTACTGACGATACTGAGCGCATTAATTTCACAGGATTGCGCAATATTACCAATTACGTTTTCAATTTAGTAAGCGGTTTGTCTGAAAAAGAAAATATTCCTTTCACCAAAACCAAAATTTCGCAGAGCAAAGCAGTTCCAAAATACAAAGTAACGCTGGGAATTATGCCAAGTTATGCAGACTCCAAAGATGGTCTGCACATCGACGGTGTTACGGAAAAACGGCCGGCAGATCTGGCGGGAATTAAAGCTGGCGACATTCTTAAGAAGATTGGCACTTGTGAAGTTAAAGAAGTCTACAGTTATATGGATTGTCTTTCGAAAATAAATTCAGGTGACGAACTTCCGGTAACCGTTATTCGTGACGGTAAAGAAATGACACTAAATGTGAAGTTCTAA